The sequence below is a genomic window from Mus musculus strain C57BL/6J chromosome 4, GRCm38.p6 C57BL/6J.
tttttaaacttaattttaaaatgggtgtgtgcgcgcacgcatgcGCACTCACACGAGTGCCCACAGAGGTGTTACTCAGATCCTCCAGGAATGGAGCTACAGGTGAGTGCTGGGGTCTGGACTTGGGTCTTTTGGAAAAGCAGCTTTAGCTGttatctctccagcactgggactttttttttttttttttttattttattttattttattttattttattttattttatcgagacagggtctcttgtcgcccaggctggcttcaaattcattcTGTGGCTCAGGAGGATCCTGCACTTTTGATCCTTTCCCTCCGAGTGCTAAGATTATGCGTATGTGTCACCATATCCAATATGTCATTGTTGGGGAAGGAACTCAGGGCTTCACGCATGCTAAGCAAGCGTTGTAACCGCTGAGCTCTGTCCCTGGCCTGGATCTGGGAGTACAGATCAGGCgagagaaaacaagaaactaCACAGACACACGTTCTCCCTGTCAGACCAACAAAGATCAAAATCGTATAGGTACAGTGAATGGAGAAACCACAGAGATAGCGTCCTCATCTACACCAGAGGAGGGAATTTAAACTGATGACCctctgtgctggatagttttatgtcaacttgacacaagctaaagtcatctgaaagaAGGGAATCTTAActaggaaaatgcctccataaattGGGGTGCAGACAAGCCTGTAGGCtgttttcttaactagtgattgatgtgagagggcccagcccattgtgggtggagccatccctgggctggtggtcctgggttctttcagaaagcaggctgagcaagccaggaggagcaagccagtaagcagcacccatccatggcctctgcatcagctcctgccttcaggttcctgctctgttttagttcctgccttggcttccctcgaTGAAGTGTGATGcgtaagccaaataaagccttttctccccaagttgctttggtcatggttttcagcacggcaatagaaaccctaagatacccCCCCCTCCCCAGCGCACTGTAAACAAACCAATGGATAAAACCTATGTGAAGGCCAATTCAAACATGTCTCACAATCGTTTTCtcgccttgtctttttttgagttAGGGTTTCTCTTAGCCCAGGCTTTCCTCACATTCTcgatgtagctgaagatgaccttgaaatcctgatcctcctgcctccacctcccaagtgctgtctcCAAGCCAGGCTGTTTGTCACAGTCGACTGGAGATCAGCAGTGCAATGAACCAAGCTCCCGCTGTAGAGAAAAGGGCACATAGTCCCCGTGAGtgagaaattttatttctagaaaATTCTACCGAAGGTGACCTCACCCTGTGTAGCGTGAAGCATGCTCGCAATTATTCACTGCCTAGTGTTTACAGTAAGGAGAGAGGAGCCAGTGTGGGGGCACAGAGTTGAAGCTCAGCACTCGCAAGAGGAGGTAAGAGAATCAGGGgttcaagggcatcctgggctacatagtgagttcaaagccagcctggcttcCCATGAGACCCTcttaaaacaccaaaaccaaaacaaggagAAATAAcctcgtggtggcgcacgcctttaatcccagcacttgggaggcagaggcaggaggatttctgagttggaggctagcctggtctacagagtgagttccaggacagccagagctacacagagaaaccctgtctcgaaaaaccaaataaaataaaataaaataaaataaaataaaataaaataaaataaaataaaataaaataacctacaTGTTCCTCACTAGGGGAATGGCTTTGGCATAAAATTCTATATAGCTCTAAATGATAATGTTCTTTGTTCACTGatatgaaataaaatgttaaggagaaagtacatgtatatatatatactacagaaataaacataaaaatatataaatacactaaCTATAAAAACCTGTTTATGATGAGGCGGGTGTAATGTACTTGATTATATAACATGCCgtgtattatataaatattattcttttttacATCTTTAATTTGTCTCGGTGGGGGGGGGGCGACGTGCATGCTATGATACTTgaatggatgtcagaggacaacttgtgggagttctTTCCACCATGGGCATTTTGTGGATTGAACTCAAGGATTGTTGGCAAGCACCTTTAGCAgagaagccatcttgccagccctaagtATTAAATATTTCAGGATGTAGTAAATGCCTGTGGAAGGGCTGGGCTTTGTGGTATCTGCCggcaatcccaacacttgggagggagagtagagagaagaaagagacaagAATGTTTGCTTCTAGGAAGGGGAGCTGGTGGCTGGCTGCAGTGGGAGGCATGGGGGAAATGACTGAGTGTTGTTCTAGGGAAGGGACTTCTCTAGCAGTGCACAGGTCCTGCAGGTCTGACCACTGCTCTTTCCCAGGACTTCCCCGAAGACTCCGGGGCACTTCACTGCTGTGGAGGGGCAGCACCCAGGAGGCTCTGAGCCTGCTCAAGGATGATGTCCTGGTGGCTGACCCAGGAACCAGGTGAGGAGCGTGCCCTGAAGTCCAGCCACACATCCTACCAGATGGTCAGAGTCAGGAAGGTTCTGGGGATCGCTGAATAGAGTCCATCAGATACCCAGAAAGACTAAAGCCTGTAGGGGCAAGCATAGCAAGGTTTGGGAGAGCTGGACCCAGAACCCAGGTCTGTTCCAGTCTCCCTGTCCCTCATCAACTGGATTTATTAAGAGTCTacttgggggttggagagatggctcagcagttaagaactggctgttcttccagaggtcctgacttcaattcctagcaaccacatagtggctctcaataatgggatctgatgccctcttctggcacacaggtgtacatgcagacagaacattcttatacataaaataaataaatcttaaaaaaacaaaaaagaatctacTTAATCAtaacatttgggaagcagagacagggactagagagatgcaGGCCAGTTTAGGTTACACAATGAGATTTTCTaaagcaaccaaccaaaaccaaaaacaagacacCAGAAGCAATCAAGGAGACTGCATCTGGCTACAGCAGCAAACACATCTTaagttaggtttttactgctgtgtagagacaccatgaccaaaacaacttttataaaggaaaacatttcatttgaaGTTCAaatggcttacagcttcagaggttgagtccactatcatcataatggaaagcaaggcagtgtgcaggcagatagggtgctggaggagctgagaattctacatgtTGAGCTGAAAACAGCAGAAGGGGATTGTAATGCCATACTGGGCGGAGCTTATGCATaggaggcctcaaagcccacctacaattcctccaatgaggccacacctcctccgatgaggccacacctcctaatagttctaCTTCCCAAGGGCCAAGCAAATTTAATCCACCACAATGACGAAGGCCCTTTTTACAGTTTGCACTGGTGAGGGAGTCACAGCGAAGAAATAAACGACACAAATAGAGTTTTGCCATGATGGATATCAATAGTAAACAGTTAAAGAAAGGTCTGACCTATGAACAGGAAGTTTAGCTTTGCGAACTTGGGGTAGGGAGTGAGGGATAAGACAAGTGGACAGGGCCAGATTTCCCTCTGCTTCGCCAAATACTAGACTGGccttgcttcctttctctccctcctggtgCCACCACACTGTCCTGGAGATCATGTAGAGCACCCTATCcttgccccctttctccctccagatGCCACTACAGCACGCTGGCCTTCTCTCTCCTAGCCCATGTGCTGGCTGCGCACAGGGCACAGGGCGACTATGAGCGCTGGGTGTCTGAGCAGGTGCTGGAACCGCTGGGGATGAGTGACACCGGCTTTGCACTGACAGGAACAGTGCGTGCACGTCTGGCTGCTGGCTTCTATGGCAGCGGCAGGTCCGCCCCGCTCTACGATCTGGGCTGGTACCGGCCATCGGGCCAGATGTACTCGACAGCTGCAGACCTGGCCAGGCTTGCGGCTGCGCTCCTGGGTGCAGGTCCCCGACGGCTGCTACGGCCCGACAGCCTGGCCACATTGCTAGCACCACTACGCGCCTGCGCCCACGGCTACTTTGCTAGTGAAACCGGTACACCCTGGGAGTTCCACGAGAGGCGTGGATACCGCGTGGCGCGCAAGGATGGCGACTTGGACGGCTATGCCGCCAGCCTGGCGCTCGTGCCACCGCTGCGCTTGGGATTTGTGCTGTTGCTAGCCGGGCCTCGCCCTCCCACGCGCGACCTGGTGGCTGACGCCCTGGATACGCTGCTGCCAGCCCTGGAGCGCGCATTGCGAGAGGCTGAGCTTGCCCCCGCGCCCCCGCCCCGCGCGCGCCCGTTCGCTGGCTTTTTCACCTTCGCCAACCGCACCTTCTACGAGGTGCGCGCCGCCGGGCCGCGTGGCGAGCTGCGCTTGCGCCAGTTTGGGCCGCGCGTGGAGGCGCTCGTGCCCGCCGCCTTCCGATCGCTCGCCCTGCGCCACGTGCGCGGCCGCGTCTTCCAGTTGCACGTGGCGCGCGAGTTCCCGTGCGCGCTGCCGCTCGCCGACGCCTGGTTGTCTCTGGAGTCCCAGCACGGCCAGCTGGTGCGGTTCTACCCACTGGATCGCCACGGGTTGGCGCCGGGCTTCGACGTACCGGGCCTCAACACCTACGGAGTGCTGCGCTTGCCACGCAGGCCAGTGTTCAGCTCCCAGTGAGCTGGGCATCCCTACGTGCATGCGCCCACACATGCCTTTGCATTGCCCATGCTTGCAACCCCTATGCGGGCCTCCAGCCTTCCCATGCCCACCTGCAGCTTTCCTTTTATCTGCAGCCTCCCTGTctcctcaacccccccccccccaacctcccccTAACCCCATAGCTTCTCATGCTTGCAGCCTCTCTTTCCCCACACTGCCTGACAACCTCTTGCTCACCCCCATCCCCGTGGCAACCTCCTCTGCCTTTGGCCTCACCCCACTTGAGCCTCTTCATACCCGCAACCTCCCTTGTATGGGGATCTATCCCACTCCAGCGGTCCCCTTCCTCCAGCTTCCTACCGGGGCTTGGCAGGGAGACCAACCAGAGGACACAGTAGTTGGCAAAGTGGAGTCTTCTTGGACCACAGCTGGTTTCAAACTCCCCTTACTCACCTGAGAGGAAGAGTTAGTTATACAGGAATTTCAGTAAGCATTTAAACATTTAGGTGTTGTCCAGACCCGATAATACAGACCAGTGCTTGTGTCTGTTGAAAAAAAGGACAAAAGGCCAGGATCGGTGTCTCTTAAAAACTACTCTTATCgggctggggtggggtgttgCTCAGAAAATAGAGAGCTTGTGCAGGACCCTATAAACACAGTGAGGTGGTTCCCACCTGCGACTCCACGAttggagaggaggaggtgggtgAATCAGAAGTTTCAGGTCACAGGAGacacttttaaaaagaacaacagtttttgtttctaattgagtTATAATGTGCCTAAAACTAAAGGCACCATCAGGTTTGTTTAGGCATTTATTTAGTAGGCCCGCATATAGAACCCAGGGCACCAAGTGCTAGGGTAAGTGCTTAACTAAGggagctacagccccagcttGAGCTGGCCGATTTTACACCCATCCGGGCTATCAAGATACAGAAGAGTCCCGCCATTCCTAATCCACCCGCCTATTCTTCCTTTGTGGtcactcccctccctctgctcctccccccAGCTCCAGGCAACCACAGATCAGCCTCCTGTCAGTTTAGATTCTTTTCACCCGCTCCAGAGTTGGTGCGAATGGGAGCACACAGAGGTTTTAGGTACATCTCCTTGGGCTCAGCGTGCTGGTTTTGAGGTCCgagtctttgtgtgtgtccatAGTTCATCATTGCTTTTTATTCCACGGTATGGCCATGACAGTTTGTCTTTTCACCCGCtgatggacatttgggttgtttccagaggggaagaggggactgTTTGGAAAAGAGGCCTGCGTGCAAGATTCCTGTGTCCGCAGGCTTTCTGTGTCCGCAGGCTTTCTGTGTCCGCAGGCTTTCTGTGTCCGCAGGCTTTCTGTGTCCGCAGGCTTTCTGTGTCCGCAGGCTTTCTGTGTCCGCAGGCTTTCTGTGTCCGCAGGCTTCCATTGCTTTGGGGCAAGTTTCTAGATGTGACCGCCCGGCAGTTTTCCAAAAGCCTGTGCCTCATTCCTTCCCCACACGGAAATAGGTGGCAATTCTGttgcctatacacacacacacacacacacacacacacacacacacacacacacacacacacacacacatatatatggagacACTTGGCTCTGTCGGTCTTTTTAATTTTAGCCATGGTAGTTCTGAAATCATATCGCACTATGGTTTTAACTGTATTCTATTTATTGAATTGtaaaagatatatatgtatgtataagatatatatgcacacaccatTTCTCTGGATTCGGTTCCCCCTAGTCTTTGGattaattttgcattttctttttttatgtaagTCAGTATTTATGTTATGTATTTTGAGACACACtctcctgtagtccaggctggcctggaacacagtaTGTAGCCCatggttgaccttgaacttctgaccgtCCTACTTCTACCTCTGAGgattgagattacaggcatgcacccccataccttttttttttttttttttacatagtacTGGGCCCAAACCCTcgggtttcatgcatgctaggtaagctaTATCCAAGCTAGGTAAGTTCTATCCAAGCTATACACCCAACCCCTGTTCTTCGGAAGGTTAAAGacaatgtttatatatgtatgtagtagTTGGGGTGTGTTCTCATGAGCACTGGTGCCCTAGGAGGCCAGAAGCAGGtgtcagagctggagttacaggctgctaTGCACCTGTGGATGTGGGTgccaggatctgaactcaggtcttcttgcAGTATGAACTCTAACTACTGAGCTCCCCCACACTGGGTATTACAactttaaagacagggtctcactatgttgggCAGACTCTCTTTGAATTGGACATCTTCTTGCCTTGGCCCCCTGGGTTGCTGAGATCACAGTCATATGCCACTCTGACTGGCCCATTTTCTTAAGGATGTACTTTGAAGAGCATTTTGATGGATTCATGCCTGTTTTGAATCTAATGCAAATTTAGGGGTTGCATTTTgtactacacacatgcacacgtgtgagaggttgaacccagggcctcatgtgcGGCGCTAGGCAGATGCCCTACCAGTTAGCAGTATGCTCAGCTCCCACGtgtcttttaaaagttttgaCATTTAATTTTGAGATAACTATAAATCCCTACACAAGTATCAGAAATAACTAGTGTGGCCTTTAGCCGGTTTCTTCTCTCAGCGACATCTTGCAGAATGTTGTAAGGTGGTTGGTCTAATGCAGCCAGAGGTTCTCCTCGGCACTGCAGGAAGTCCTAGCTCCTAGCTACCTCTACCTGCTCCCCaagcctcccccttcccttcagcCCCAGCAATCACAGTCTGCTCTGTGGTTCTGGAAGTCTGTCATTTAACACTGTCACACGCTCTGGGAtggaaagttgttctctggcctccacatgtgtaaTATGATACCtgtgtgtagacacacacacatatacaagcataCATATGCGTGCATAGCACACCACATAAATAAgtggaggattttaagaagggagggggctagagagatggcttcacacttaagagcacttgctgctcttgcagaggaccggagtttggttcccagcatccaccttgagcagctcacaactgtctctaactatGATGTGTTCTTTTAGTTTCTGTGAATATATCAtgcatggcacacatacacataaaaataaatacattctctcccccctcctctcttttgagacagggtttctctgtgtagccctggctgtcctggaattcactctgggacaaggctggcctctaatcagagatccacctgcctctgcctcccaagtgctgggattaaaggtgtgcgccatgtCACGTCACTCTTgctcaaataaaatatattcttttttttttaaagattcacttatttattatatgtaagtacactgtagctgtctttagacaacccagaagagggagtcagatcttgttacgatggttgtcagccaccatgtggttgctgggatttgaactccgaaccttcggaagagcagtcaggtgctcttacccactgagccatctcaccagccccaaaatatattcttaaaaaagGCAATCTCAAGTATTAAATGGAGTTGAAAAATAGGTAAGCTTTGAGGACCTTCCTTCAGCACTTagtgtgatttttaaattattttatgtatgtgagtacactgtcgctgtcttcagacacaccagaagcgggcatcggatcccattacagatggttgtgagccactatgttgttgctgggaattgaactcaggacctctggaatagcagtcagtgagtgcttttaactgctgagccatctctccagtcctgcttAGTgtactttttttcccatttcaagtGGCTGCATGTGTGAACAGCTTGTTCCTTCTGGCCTCAGAGTTGTGACTCCATGGATGGCTGGAACACCACTTGTTCTGCCGTTCACTTCTTGGAGGATGTCTGGGTTGTGTACAACTTGCAGTTCCTGTGAATAAAGTTGCTGTGAGCATCTGTTTACCCAAGGCTGTGCGaacctagttttctttctttggccCAGAAGCACAaaggattggggtgggggtggggcaatggAAGTACATGCTGAGGTTTTGAAGCAACTGCCAAACTTCTGGCTAGACCATCTTGGGCTCTGCCTAGTGAGATGGGAACCTCCCACCATGTGGGCTAGCATTTGGTAGTaccacttttttttaaacaaaacaaaacaaaacaaaacaaaacatctcccaaggtctcactgtggcctaggctggctttgaacttgttctctcaagtgctaggattccaggcaTAAGCTACCATGCTCAGCTTCTATAATCATATTAGTAGATGTTATTgtagttttaatttataatttccttttgttgttgttgctactgtttgtttttcgagacagggtttctctgtgtagccctggctgtcctggaactcaccttgtagaccaggctggcctcgaactcagagatctgcctgcctctgcctcctgggtgttgggatcaaaggtgtgcaccaccaccaccaccaactgaCTTAATTTACAATTTCCTAAAAGTTAATGTTGTTGAAATGTTCATGTGTcatccacccccaccctccaccccccataTATCTTTGTTGCCTTTGCTATAGTTGGATTGCTAATTGTTTGCTGGATACATGGTTTGCAGGTGTCTTCTGGTCTGTGGCAGTACATACAAgctgtcccagcacttgggaggcagaggcagacagatctctgaattctacaccagcctggtcttcagagggagttccaggacagccaagactacacagagaaaacttgtctcgaaaaatagaaacaaaaatgaaacaaaaagttcaGTTCACTTGAATAATGCCACCCACTTCAGCACCTGGCCAGTCCAATATACACATTCTAAAACCAGTGTGTATTATTACTGGGCAGAAAAGAACTTCATATGGGATTACACTAAAGAGCccagggtgtgtatgtgtgcttgtgtgtgtgtgtttgtgtgtcattaTCTATCACCtttgtcttacttttttttttttttttggttttgtttgtttgtttgtttttgtttttcgagacagggtttctctgtgtaaccctggctgtcctggaactcactctgtagaccacactggcctccaactcagaaatctgcctgcctctgcctcccgagtgctgggattaaaggtgtgggccatcactgcccagccttTGTCTTACTTTtcagacagtctctcactgagcctgaagctcactgagcaactagattggctggccagcaagtcccaagatcctcctcctcctcctcctcagcctcacCTGCTGTGCCACGGTGTCTGGTGTGAGAGGGCAGCTCCCCATGCTCCTACGGAGAGCACTGTAGCCACTTAGCCAGCTCCTCGGCCCCTCGCTGCTTGTATTTGTGTCTCTGCTGTTATTACTTCCTTCCTttgctttaaatgtttttattttatgctttgcttgcatgtgttcatgtgcacaatGTACATTTCTGGTACCCAAAGAAGCCAGGAGAAGGCAaggggtctcctggaactggagtcacagatggttgcgagttgctatgtgggtgctgggaaccaaatgtaaaaaaaaaaagcaaaaaacacagaaacaaaaatcttTAGAAGTTCAGCGTCACCCTCAGTTACACACCagatctgaggtcagcctggaatccatgagaccctttctcaaacaaacaacaaattaaCGAACAAGCAGACCCATGAGGTaattgctcagcaggtaaaagccccTGCAGCCAAGGCTGATGAGCTGAGTTTGACCCACAGAATCCTCATGactgaaggagaaaactgactgttcTCTGTCCTCCGACACCCCCATGTGCATGCTGTGTTGAATGGCCCCTCTgataataagtaaacaaataaataaataattataaaaaacagCATTAACCATGAaaggccttctctcttcctctctccctgcccctcctcctgttcctcccctccccttccctccccctcccccctctctctccccctccctaccCCTCTCTCTCATCATCCATCTTGCTTCTCTCGGTTATTGCTTTGGCCTTGAGAAGGTCAAGCTCTCAGATCCCAAAGTCTTGGCTTCTTGTGTCTCTTGTTGTCCTGGTTTGAATGACTGACAACTCTCCtgggctcacatatttgaacatGTGGTCTCTGGTTGGTGCTGCTGCTGTGTGAGAGGTATTGGAACCTTTCGGAGATGGAAGCTTGCTGGCGGAAGCCAGTCCATTCTATAGTCTCACCCCCTCTGCTTGCATTGTAGCTGAAGATGTGATCTCTAGCTTCCTGCTTTGACTTCCTCACCATTATGGACTCTCCCTACAGACCCATAAGCCTAAATAAACaagtctttcctcctttccttccttccttcctttcttcctttcttccttccttccttctttccttccatccttcctaccttcctttcttccttgagaCACTGATGATCACGGTATTTtctcacagccacagaaaagcaATGAATACACATGGCTAACCTGTCAGGCCCTGCTCTCTCATTCCAAGAGACCACGCCAGTCTCACACCCTTTGCCGCACCCATTCACTCCCGTGCTACACTCCTCACTCCGCCCACTGCTCCGCTCTCACCTCCGTTGCCCGTCTCAGGTGTTCCCAGCCTCCCCTGGCCCAGGCTCCTTCTTCCACACTGAGATCCCCCAAATCACACATCAGTGTATAAATCACAgcataaaaacacattttataaacGTAAAAAAGCCCcatagtctttacaaattcaaatactttaaaatgcagcctattttaaaatccaaagtctctctTAAAacctaaaatatcttttaaaatcgcctataaaataaaaaataaattaaagactttcttacTTCATGAGGGGAAAACCAGGGTATCCTCAGAGTCAAGCAAAAACCCAACTCCAACAGTGTAAATAATTCAACATCCAGTTATCAGGGATTTGTTCATAACCTTCTGACCTCCTCCATGGGGCTTGGGGgtcacttctctggctctgccCTCCGCAGCACACAAAGCTATGCTCTAGGCTCCCAATGGCTCCACTCCatggctgctgctgttcttggtggtcatcccatggtactggcctCTCCAAAGTATTGGGGTCTTTGCTGCGCCTGGACTGTACTTTTACAAATAACCTTTCCTGGGCTttcttcatggtgctaagcctaggctgctctccatgacccctttatgccttcaaacCCAGTAAcgtctgggtgactcttacacagcCAACTGGAGTTACAACCTTGGACACTTCTGGAACACAGGTTCTGGGTGCTGGTCCTGAGGAGACACTTCTCAGACCTTACCCCAGTGATACCGGTCTCTCCTTAATCACAGCCGATTCTGCAGCTCCAGCTGGCCGGACGCCACAGATTCTTCACACAAATGGCCCAGTAGATTCTTTGTTTCCCTCTGAAACGTCACAAGCCAGGTCTCCACTGTCTGCATTTCTCTCTGCACCCTTCACCTCCAAGTTGCTCCAGAACAGCTCGCTAAGCCCTTAATACttactcaatggcttttctagcccaaagttccaaagtccttccacaatcctccctagAACAACACGGCCATGTCTGTCACAGCAATGCCCCACTCTCCTGGCACCAacttgtcttggttagggttagTTACTGTTGATGTGATGAAACCCCACGACCAAAAGCAAGTcgtggaggaaagggttaatttgccCGATACTTCCACAtcagtatatgtatatgagtacactgtagctgtcttcaaactcaccagaagagggcatccaatcccattacagatggttgtgaaccaacatgtggttgctgggaattgaactcaggacctctggaagaacagtcagtgctcttaactgctgagccatctctttggccctcagtctgctttcttttagaacctaggaccatcagcccaggcaTAGCATCACCCACAGTGcgctggaccctcccccatcaaccactaacttaaaaaaaaatgccctttAGGCTCGCCTCAGCCTGGCCTTATGgaggaggcactttctcaattgaggctccatCCTCTCTGATAACTGTaccttgtgtcaagctgacacaaaactagccagcacagcacCCCAGCACTACCTTCAGTCCCCCGAGCAGAAGCCAAGTGCTGGTTGGTTCTTCAGGGGTCTCAGGAGATGCTACCTGCAGAGTGGGATGCTACCCATAGAACAGGTGGGAAGAGCAAGATTCATCACTGTGACTTTGGTGTATTCAAGGCTTTGCATTAGCCTCATCATCTTAGCCTTGAATCTGCCAGATTCATCCTCAGACAGCCTTCCCCTGATGTGACAGACACTAGCTGAATGTCAGCCTGAGCTGCACCGAGCACAGTAGGTGATGTGACAGAGCTGGCTCTGTCGTTACAGGCTCCTGCTCG
It includes:
- the Lactbl1 gene encoding putative beta-lactamase-like 1, translated to MKTRARQQPHLLKGKKKWFLWALSGFLFLLSATMTGCFLWQLYLPKLQTGSLKPEVPPAPVKMCPRHPELVPLAHPLPVLKEALEKVDGILRKAMLAPGLAAMSALVIHNDTVLWTGNFGRKNGSDPNSGTPNEYTMYRIASISKIFPVLMLYRLWEEGIVDSLDDPLERYASTFSINNPLGTAQGPGAQGPTGESEEMGSLPRPSPVTLRRMASQLSGLPRRLRGTSLLWRGSTQEALSLLKDDVLVADPGTRCHYSTLAFSLLAHVLAAHRAQGDYERWVSEQVLEPLGMSDTGFALTGTVRARLAAGFYGSGRSAPLYDLGWYRPSGQMYSTAADLARLAAALLGAGPRRLLRPDSLATLLAPLRACAHGYFASETGTPWEFHERRGYRVARKDGDLDGYAASLALVPPLRLGFVLLLAGPRPPTRDLVADALDTLLPALERALREAELAPAPPPRARPFAGFFTFANRTFYEVRAAGPRGELRLRQFGPRVEALVPAAFRSLALRHVRGRVFQLHVAREFPCALPLADAWLSLESQHGQLVRFYPLDRHGLAPGFDVPGLNTYGVLRLPRRPVFSSQ